One segment of Rubripirellula amarantea DNA contains the following:
- a CDS encoding rhomboid family protein, which yields MTLIIINVVVFVVQLLFIVDFTDPETGQAIRNPTSGNIVKVSQLAEWGAVNKDTLLRPWMWWQLVTYGFLHDFQGVMHILFNMIGLFFFGRIVEQRIGRMEFLRFYLLAIVAGGIVGAVTNYIAFQTSGVMASTIGASGAVVATVILFACYYPNQEIYLMMVLPIKAWIAAVGFVAIDLLGAIGFVSGMGGANVAFTVHLAGAAIALAYYFQKWNLRWLAIESIADLPATLRKRARRAKLKIHDPDKKLAQDAEDADRILAKIHEFGESSLTSSERKTLERYSRRQREKRDQ from the coding sequence ATGACGTTGATCATCATCAATGTCGTCGTGTTCGTCGTGCAGTTGTTGTTTATCGTCGATTTCACCGATCCCGAAACTGGCCAAGCCATTCGTAATCCGACGAGCGGCAATATCGTGAAGGTAAGCCAACTCGCCGAGTGGGGCGCTGTCAACAAAGACACGTTGCTACGACCATGGATGTGGTGGCAGTTGGTGACTTACGGATTTTTGCATGACTTCCAAGGCGTCATGCACATCTTGTTCAACATGATCGGCTTGTTCTTTTTCGGTCGAATCGTCGAGCAGCGAATTGGGAGAATGGAATTCTTACGGTTCTATCTACTGGCCATTGTGGCGGGTGGAATCGTGGGCGCGGTGACCAACTACATTGCATTCCAGACCAGTGGTGTGATGGCGTCGACCATCGGAGCCAGCGGTGCGGTCGTCGCGACGGTGATCTTGTTTGCGTGTTACTATCCCAATCAAGAGATCTATTTGATGATGGTGCTGCCCATCAAAGCCTGGATCGCCGCCGTTGGATTCGTTGCAATCGACTTGCTTGGCGCGATCGGTTTTGTTTCTGGTATGGGCGGTGCCAATGTTGCGTTTACGGTTCACCTAGCCGGTGCGGCAATCGCGTTGGCGTATTACTTCCAGAAGTGGAATTTGCGTTGGCTAGCTATCGAGTCGATCGCTGATCTGCCAGCGACCCTTCGAAAAAGAGCTCGACGGGCGAAGCTTAAAATCCATGATCCCGATAAGAAACTTGCTCAAGATGCGGAGGATGCAGATCGTATCTTGGCTAAAATACATGAGTTCGGTGAATCGAGCCTGACGTCATCCGAGCGGAAGACACTCGAACGATACAGTCGACGGCAAAGAGAAAAACGAGACCAATGA
- a CDS encoding S41 family peptidase, with protein MPPRHLNFILITAAISLLCYVTHRRTRSAMLIGDAVNLIDAFYVEPVDRDTLLTSAMKGLTDGLDEHSEYIPGEAYATFQDNMHQEFAGIGIFVEPQDDGQPVRVVTPLVGSPALLAGLLPGDEIIGVDGEDVSSMSLQEVSTKLRGPIGTQVRLKLRRGDKPQITKPSEDETDPLGTTEPEEPKTVLEVTVTRDRIQLNSVLGDYRDEDDKWVYRLKDDSSIAYLRMTSFGEKTEAELRKALNELNNDFDALVLDLRGNGGGLLNSAVEIADMFLESGNIVSTRIRGGVIEDNFDATPGTLVSLDKPIAILIDGSSASASEIVAAAIKDNGRGIVVGTRSYGKGTVQNILPLQYGRSALRLTVARYYRPNGVNIHRGKDDKDEDPWGVSPDERGLAELQPEDIEKIAQRWKVASYPSLGSPESDDAQSLESGILIDPQLRRAVELVREALELTREKTDSSAEPTANAA; from the coding sequence ATGCCGCCGCGTCACCTGAATTTCATTCTGATCACCGCAGCGATTAGTTTGCTGTGTTATGTCACGCACAGGCGAACTCGGTCGGCAATGTTGATCGGAGATGCTGTCAACCTAATCGACGCGTTCTATGTCGAACCCGTCGATCGCGACACGCTGTTGACCTCGGCGATGAAAGGTCTTACCGATGGTCTTGATGAACATTCCGAGTATATCCCTGGCGAAGCCTACGCGACGTTTCAGGACAATATGCATCAAGAGTTCGCGGGAATTGGAATTTTCGTCGAACCACAAGACGACGGCCAACCCGTTCGAGTCGTGACCCCATTGGTAGGATCACCGGCACTGCTCGCTGGTCTCTTGCCCGGTGACGAAATCATTGGTGTTGATGGCGAAGATGTTTCATCGATGTCGTTGCAAGAGGTCAGCACCAAATTGCGCGGTCCGATCGGAACTCAGGTGCGACTGAAGTTACGACGCGGTGACAAACCACAAATCACAAAACCTTCCGAGGACGAAACCGATCCACTCGGAACCACTGAACCAGAAGAACCCAAGACGGTGCTTGAAGTCACCGTCACTCGTGATCGCATCCAACTCAATTCAGTGCTCGGTGATTATCGTGATGAAGACGACAAGTGGGTTTATCGTCTGAAGGACGATTCGAGTATTGCGTACTTGCGTATGACTAGCTTTGGCGAAAAAACCGAAGCCGAACTCCGCAAAGCACTCAACGAACTGAACAATGATTTCGACGCGTTGGTTTTGGATCTTCGCGGCAACGGTGGTGGACTGCTTAACTCCGCTGTCGAAATCGCTGACATGTTCTTAGAGTCTGGCAACATTGTTTCCACGCGAATACGCGGCGGCGTGATCGAAGATAATTTTGATGCGACTCCTGGAACACTTGTTAGCCTCGATAAACCAATCGCAATTCTGATCGATGGCAGCTCGGCAAGCGCCAGCGAGATTGTCGCTGCAGCGATCAAAGACAACGGGCGAGGGATCGTGGTGGGCACCCGAAGCTACGGCAAAGGAACGGTCCAAAATATCTTGCCCTTGCAGTACGGTCGCAGTGCTTTGCGACTCACCGTTGCTCGGTACTATCGGCCCAACGGTGTGAACATCCATCGTGGCAAAGACGACAAGGACGAAGATCCTTGGGGTGTCAGCCCTGACGAACGCGGGCTTGCCGAATTGCAACCGGAAGACATCGAAAAGATTGCACAGCGTTGGAAAGTCGCTTCTTATCCGTCATTGGGCTCTCCCGAATCCGATGACGCGCAATCCCTTGAGTCCGGTATTTTGATCGATCCCCAATTACGACGCGCGGTCGAATTGGTTCGCGAAGCGCTTGAATTGACTCGCGAAAAGACAGATTCGTCAGCAGAACCGACCGCGAACGCTGCTTAA
- a CDS encoding sugar phosphate isomerase/epimerase family protein — protein sequence MKTNNLSSVNFNRRRALSVAAAGGLTAWLAGPLRALADEAASSQHPLPYMDRIGLQLYTVRDQMKENPEATIEAIAKAGYRQVELMSIDKQGVEIAAMARDNGMMVHSAFMDFKGITNPDAKDAINVNQTIEIAERIGLRHVVFGYIGRNERDTADKCKRIADAANSAAEKTRTAGMRMCYHNHSFEFASFKNEKEGTEKEQGDGGPQTAFDIFIEQFDPQLMDFELDVFWVKIGGANPIEMMKRLAGRITQVHLKDLKDGVGTITDEKDVPQDAFQELGDGVIDIIQVMNVAKEIGVKECHVEQDQSPAPLDSIAQSLTFLEKKNA from the coding sequence ATGAAAACGAATAATCTGTCCTCCGTGAATTTTAATCGGCGTCGTGCATTGTCCGTGGCGGCCGCTGGCGGTTTGACCGCTTGGCTAGCTGGCCCTCTTCGAGCACTGGCTGACGAAGCTGCTTCGTCTCAACATCCACTGCCTTACATGGATCGCATCGGATTGCAGTTGTACACTGTCCGCGACCAGATGAAAGAGAACCCCGAAGCCACCATCGAGGCAATTGCGAAGGCTGGGTATCGGCAAGTGGAATTGATGTCGATTGACAAGCAAGGAGTTGAAATCGCGGCGATGGCGCGAGACAACGGCATGATGGTCCACAGTGCCTTTATGGACTTTAAGGGCATTACCAACCCAGACGCAAAGGATGCGATCAACGTCAATCAAACGATCGAAATCGCAGAACGAATCGGACTCCGCCATGTCGTTTTCGGTTACATCGGACGCAACGAACGAGATACGGCTGATAAGTGCAAACGCATCGCTGATGCGGCCAATTCGGCGGCCGAAAAGACTCGCACCGCTGGGATGCGGATGTGCTATCACAACCACTCGTTTGAATTTGCTTCGTTCAAAAATGAGAAGGAGGGCACCGAAAAAGAGCAAGGCGATGGCGGACCTCAAACTGCCTTCGACATCTTCATCGAGCAATTTGATCCCCAGTTAATGGATTTTGAACTCGATGTCTTTTGGGTCAAAATTGGTGGTGCAAACCCGATTGAGATGATGAAACGATTGGCCGGCCGTATCACTCAAGTCCACCTCAAGGATTTGAAGGATGGTGTTGGCACTATCACCGACGAAAAAGATGTTCCTCAGGATGCATTTCAAGAATTAGGCGATGGCGTGATCGACATCATCCAGGTGATGAACGTGGCCAAGGAAATCGGCGTGAAAGAATGCCATGTCGAACAAGATCAATCGCCGGCACCACTGGACAGTATTGCGCAGAGTCTCACCTTCCTTGAAAAAAAGAATGCCTAA
- a CDS encoding UTP--glucose-1-phosphate uridylyltransferase, protein MSRLIDIIKSPDDAIRNQSLESVCAGASLKTLLDHISVLDSFRRSEPNLYHRVRALFFLSAIFRYHLPERLDHSHGGLIPYAGYEHLLSRRFLEAIDVFLDCQRDHGPSDGLASALAESYHKLGFQTLADQVRRSVRSVRGNQWMFRLGYPADHPLRLRPELLKRDESSGAFPMLKETTAVRMDFSHSAWSDIFFLGMDYPEGARVLNVSVDLGVRGRDNVPKPPIETYLRVIDRPVVRLTSVDLGASTEVESIGEMFDFARDYLGLLKGAVIASGLVPPGLEGCRGSIEELLVPIVGVGHGIELVSKINDIPKGSRLAVSTNLLGSLISILMRATGQVRSLEGPLEENDRRLVAARAILGEWIGGSGGGWQDSGGVWPGIKLICGTTAEENDPEFGISRGRLMPIHHVMGEEEASFETRQKIQDSLVLVHGGMAQNVGPILEMVTEHYLLRNEKEWEGRREAMEIYDDVVAAIRDGDIKRIGEVTTRNFEGPLQTIIPWSTNRFTDKLIELCREKYGDQFWGFWMLGGMAGGGMGFIFDPTIKSEASDWLATKMVEVKRSLQSALPFAMDPVVYDFQINDSGTSSELLRGEDAIMPDRYYGLIMPELLRTPMRDLPECRRIEMQQIGRRVQEERGKETASILMNSLLPRVDTSEVNSQSLQQILSECGFDREQHEAIRENLIDGRIGLASNRLPASTSINNVGPADVIDVRDGVAQKYIDLGSSAIANNEVAVVTLAAGVGSRWTEGAGVCKALHPFNRFAGRHRSFLEVHLAKNRKVSRAHDGHIPHVFTTSYLTDGPIRESLLANDHFGFDGDVHLSEGRSIGLRMVPTVRDLRFLWEETAQQVLDEQQQKVRESVRAALTDWARSTGEASDYTDNLPRQCIHPVGHWFEIPNMLRNGLLHSMITSSPSLKYLMLHNIDTLGATVDPGLLGKHIDGQQTLSFEVITRRLEDRGGGLALVGGRPRLIEGLAMPNEQAEFGLTFYNSMTTWIDIDGLLSSFGLTRKQLGNAVIVDQAVRNMAARLPTYITLKDVKKRWGHAQEDVFPVSQFEKLWGDMTTLPEIESRYFVTPMRRGQQLKIQAQLDPWKRDGSADYIESLCDWNSKEPLSPAKHHCLGSP, encoded by the coding sequence ATGAGCCGCTTAATTGACATCATCAAAAGTCCTGATGACGCTATTCGAAACCAATCCCTAGAATCGGTTTGCGCCGGCGCTTCCTTAAAAACACTTCTTGATCACATTTCGGTCCTCGATTCGTTTCGGCGAAGTGAACCGAACCTCTATCATCGCGTTCGCGCGTTGTTTTTCCTCTCGGCTATTTTCCGCTATCACTTACCCGAGAGACTCGATCATTCGCACGGCGGTCTCATTCCTTACGCGGGTTACGAACACCTGCTTTCGCGACGGTTCCTCGAAGCAATCGACGTCTTCTTGGATTGCCAACGGGACCATGGCCCAAGCGATGGTTTGGCAAGTGCACTAGCTGAGTCGTATCATAAACTTGGATTTCAGACACTCGCCGATCAGGTTCGTCGTAGCGTTCGAAGTGTCCGCGGAAATCAATGGATGTTCCGACTGGGATACCCTGCCGATCATCCGCTGCGTCTCAGGCCTGAACTGCTAAAACGCGACGAATCATCCGGTGCGTTTCCGATGTTGAAGGAAACCACTGCTGTGCGGATGGATTTCTCGCACAGCGCGTGGAGCGACATCTTCTTTCTTGGAATGGACTATCCCGAGGGTGCACGTGTTCTGAACGTGTCTGTGGATTTGGGCGTTCGCGGGCGAGACAATGTTCCCAAGCCCCCAATCGAAACGTACCTGCGCGTCATCGACCGACCCGTCGTCCGACTCACCAGCGTTGACCTTGGAGCCAGCACCGAAGTCGAGTCCATCGGCGAAATGTTCGACTTTGCGAGAGACTACCTTGGTTTGCTGAAGGGTGCCGTCATCGCGTCTGGCTTGGTTCCGCCGGGACTTGAAGGATGTCGAGGTTCCATCGAAGAGTTACTTGTACCAATCGTCGGTGTCGGGCACGGCATTGAATTGGTTAGCAAGATCAACGACATCCCCAAAGGTTCGCGACTTGCAGTGTCGACTAATCTGCTCGGTTCTTTGATTTCGATCCTGATGCGAGCAACCGGGCAAGTTCGATCGCTCGAGGGTCCGCTCGAAGAAAACGATCGCCGGCTAGTCGCAGCCCGTGCCATCCTAGGTGAATGGATTGGTGGCAGCGGAGGTGGTTGGCAGGACAGCGGCGGCGTGTGGCCAGGCATCAAACTTATCTGCGGTACGACAGCCGAAGAGAATGATCCCGAGTTCGGGATTAGCCGAGGACGGCTGATGCCAATCCACCATGTAATGGGTGAAGAAGAAGCATCGTTTGAGACACGCCAAAAGATTCAAGACTCCCTTGTGCTTGTTCATGGCGGCATGGCCCAAAATGTCGGTCCCATTCTAGAGATGGTAACTGAACACTATTTGTTGCGCAATGAAAAAGAATGGGAAGGCCGTCGCGAAGCGATGGAGATCTACGACGATGTCGTCGCCGCCATCCGAGATGGTGACATCAAACGTATTGGTGAAGTCACAACGCGCAACTTTGAGGGTCCCCTGCAAACGATCATTCCTTGGTCAACTAACCGATTCACTGACAAACTTATAGAGCTTTGTCGGGAAAAGTATGGCGATCAGTTTTGGGGTTTTTGGATGCTTGGCGGAATGGCTGGCGGAGGAATGGGGTTTATCTTTGACCCCACCATTAAGTCAGAAGCCTCGGATTGGTTGGCTACCAAAATGGTCGAGGTCAAGCGGTCGCTTCAGTCCGCGTTACCCTTTGCCATGGACCCAGTCGTCTACGACTTTCAAATTAACGATTCCGGCACGTCATCGGAACTACTACGAGGTGAGGATGCGATCATGCCCGATCGCTATTACGGGCTGATCATGCCGGAGCTATTGCGGACTCCAATGCGAGATCTTCCAGAATGTCGTCGCATTGAGATGCAACAGATTGGACGGCGAGTTCAGGAAGAAAGAGGGAAGGAGACCGCGTCGATCCTAATGAACAGCCTGCTACCTCGTGTTGACACTAGCGAAGTCAATTCGCAATCGCTTCAACAGATATTGTCTGAATGCGGCTTCGATCGCGAACAACATGAAGCGATACGAGAGAATTTGATTGATGGACGAATCGGTTTGGCATCCAACCGGTTGCCCGCTAGCACCAGCATTAACAATGTCGGTCCCGCGGATGTGATCGACGTTCGCGACGGAGTTGCCCAAAAGTACATCGACCTTGGATCCAGCGCTATCGCGAACAACGAAGTTGCCGTGGTCACGTTAGCCGCCGGTGTTGGTAGCCGATGGACAGAAGGCGCAGGAGTTTGCAAAGCCCTTCATCCGTTCAATCGGTTCGCCGGTCGGCACCGTAGCTTCTTAGAAGTGCACCTTGCTAAGAATCGCAAAGTGTCGCGAGCCCATGACGGTCATATCCCTCACGTCTTCACAACAAGCTACCTAACAGACGGGCCGATTCGCGAAAGCCTTCTTGCCAATGATCACTTTGGTTTTGATGGCGACGTTCATCTTTCGGAAGGCCGTAGCATCGGTTTGCGGATGGTACCGACGGTTCGTGATTTAAGGTTCTTGTGGGAAGAGACCGCGCAACAGGTGCTCGACGAACAACAGCAAAAGGTTCGCGAAAGTGTTCGCGCGGCACTGACCGATTGGGCAAGATCGACCGGTGAGGCGAGCGACTACACCGACAATCTACCGCGTCAGTGTATTCACCCTGTCGGTCACTGGTTCGAGATCCCAAACATGCTGCGCAATGGATTGCTGCACTCGATGATTACCAGCAGCCCGAGCCTTAAGTATTTGATGCTTCACAACATCGATACACTGGGCGCGACCGTTGATCCGGGACTCCTTGGTAAGCACATCGACGGACAGCAAACTTTGTCGTTTGAAGTGATTACGCGGCGACTAGAAGATCGCGGAGGCGGATTGGCCCTCGTTGGCGGACGCCCTCGACTGATCGAAGGATTAGCGATGCCCAATGAGCAGGCCGAGTTCGGATTGACGTTCTACAACTCAATGACAACTTGGATCGACATTGATGGGCTGCTTTCGTCATTCGGACTAACGCGAAAACAACTCGGCAATGCGGTCATCGTGGACCAAGCCGTTCGTAATATGGCGGCTCGGTTACCTACCTACATCACATTGAAAGACGTCAAGAAACGTTGGGGACATGCTCAGGAAGACGTTTTCCCGGTTTCGCAGTTTGAAAAGCTTTGGGGCGACATGACAACGCTACCCGAGATCGAAAGTCGTTACTTCGTGACGCCCATGCGTCGAGGACAACAACTGAAAATACAAGCACAGCTTGATCCGTGGAAACGTGATGGAAGTGCCGACTATATCGAATCTCTATGTGACTGGAACTCTAAGGAGCCGTTGTCACCAGCGAAGCATCACTGCCTAGGGTCGCCTTGA
- a CDS encoding S1C family serine protease has translation MSSMAFASDPDSQLNDLRMTPTVRAIQRVSPAVVNIHGQKTVRSTAAGMAGAEGPDSFRQVNGMGTGVVIDPRGYVVTNFHVVEDVDDIRVTLSNGETTSAQLVASRVKSDLALIKVDSSSLLPTIPRGTSSDLMVGEPVIAIGNAFGYVHTSTQGIVSALHRDVPVNETQEYRDLIQISAGINPGNSGGPLLNIKGEMIGVNVAVRVGAQQIAFAIPIDQVVEIVTEMIEIHNEQRLLTGVRATGGPRDGDGITIANVSASSPAARDGLKPGDRVIRVGSQPVDDRLDFALAMLEVEPGRAMEFEVERSGKRFDLAVVGEAPQSASPQSVAAAAWTMLGIQAKPVAESTMRRLNARMRTKYTGGLYIQAVRPGSAADQQGIVPGDVLLGIHGFETTTMAGLGSILELPEIKRGPKARFYLVRREQTLYGHMQIAAMPSSTHR, from the coding sequence ATGTCGTCAATGGCATTCGCTAGCGATCCCGATTCCCAACTCAACGATCTGCGGATGACACCGACGGTCCGAGCGATCCAACGCGTTTCGCCAGCCGTCGTTAACATCCATGGTCAAAAGACCGTACGCTCAACAGCAGCCGGCATGGCTGGTGCCGAAGGGCCCGACTCGTTTCGACAAGTCAATGGAATGGGCACCGGGGTTGTGATCGACCCTCGCGGCTACGTCGTTACTAACTTTCATGTTGTCGAAGATGTAGATGACATTCGAGTTACGCTTAGCAACGGCGAAACCACATCGGCTCAACTGGTAGCCTCGCGAGTTAAAAGCGATTTGGCACTCATCAAAGTTGACTCGTCATCGCTTTTGCCCACAATCCCGCGTGGTACAAGCAGCGATTTGATGGTCGGCGAACCAGTGATCGCAATTGGAAACGCTTTTGGATACGTCCACACCAGCACCCAGGGCATTGTTAGTGCACTGCACCGCGATGTACCGGTTAATGAAACACAAGAGTACCGTGATCTGATTCAAATCAGCGCGGGTATCAATCCGGGCAACTCCGGCGGTCCGCTCTTGAACATCAAAGGCGAAATGATCGGCGTGAATGTTGCCGTTCGCGTGGGTGCCCAGCAGATAGCGTTCGCGATTCCGATCGACCAAGTCGTCGAGATCGTTACTGAGATGATCGAGATCCACAACGAACAAAGATTATTGACAGGTGTGAGAGCCACCGGCGGACCACGCGATGGTGACGGTATCACGATCGCCAATGTCTCCGCTAGCAGTCCAGCCGCACGGGATGGCCTGAAGCCGGGGGACCGCGTGATCCGCGTTGGCTCTCAACCTGTTGATGATCGTCTGGACTTCGCTTTGGCGATGCTTGAGGTAGAGCCAGGCCGTGCGATGGAATTTGAAGTCGAACGAAGTGGTAAGCGATTCGACTTGGCCGTGGTTGGCGAGGCACCTCAATCGGCATCACCACAGTCGGTTGCTGCCGCTGCGTGGACGATGCTGGGCATTCAAGCCAAACCCGTGGCAGAATCCACCATGCGTCGACTCAATGCACGAATGCGTACCAAGTACACCGGTGGATTGTATATCCAAGCAGTTCGCCCAGGATCGGCCGCGGATCAGCAGGGAATCGTCCCAGGCGACGTGTTGCTTGGAATCCACGGCTTCGAAACAACCACGATGGCAGGTTTGGGTAGCATCTTAGAGCTCCCTGAAATCAAACGAGGTCCGAAGGCTCGGTTTTACCTAGTCCGCCGCGAGCAAACGCTTTACGGCCACATGCAAATTGCTGCGATGCCCAGTTCGACGCATCGCTAA
- a CDS encoding DUF4013 domain-containing protein, with product MTDSDSLNLTDLALESKDLDSIDAANEPFVGKLVSPELVTDDLPATTESQLDDSLVELPASTSHQSLETSAIEQPKSWFRRTVAWVSWCFRSLFCIASLIVLLAFLTAIPIVQLIAFGYLLRVAGNLTAGAKFRDALPHLQEAGQIGLALTALFLAALPTQLLAHEESVAEIVSPGSSQATLLRWLSIASSLLAIGYLMWAWARGGRLVHYLWPQPKRFFREGFRLKTWSSLPDRLWNFTTSLELPTLFWLGLRGAAGTLVWLIPAFIIITAFREGETGLAGLVGFLSLILLGISMLYLPMLQAHFAAENRLRALFDVRTIRRDFRHAPWAWLGAMICSMVILPIPLYLLKIEATPREVMWLPCLVFVAFILPARVAAGLALRRARHRAKVHGEPTGRWNTVSRWLVRLIMPAVVGVYLLFVYVSQYTSWDGYLTWVQQHAILIPVPFLSGT from the coding sequence ATGACAGATTCCGATTCATTGAATCTGACCGACTTGGCCTTGGAATCGAAAGATCTCGATTCTATCGACGCCGCCAATGAACCCTTTGTTGGGAAACTCGTCTCGCCTGAACTGGTGACCGATGATTTGCCAGCGACGACTGAGTCACAACTGGACGATTCCTTGGTCGAGCTGCCAGCTTCAACGTCGCATCAGTCATTGGAAACATCAGCAATCGAACAACCAAAATCGTGGTTTCGACGTACCGTCGCTTGGGTCAGTTGGTGTTTTCGCAGTTTGTTTTGCATCGCATCGCTGATAGTTTTATTGGCGTTTCTTACAGCGATTCCGATCGTTCAGCTCATCGCGTTTGGTTATCTTCTTCGAGTTGCGGGCAATCTAACCGCGGGTGCAAAGTTCCGCGATGCTCTTCCGCACCTGCAAGAGGCTGGTCAGATTGGCTTGGCACTCACCGCGTTGTTCCTTGCGGCACTACCTACTCAACTTCTTGCCCATGAAGAGTCAGTCGCCGAAATCGTATCTCCGGGTTCTTCGCAAGCCACGCTTTTGCGATGGCTATCCATCGCCTCTTCGTTGTTAGCGATCGGGTACTTAATGTGGGCGTGGGCTCGCGGCGGTCGATTGGTTCATTATCTGTGGCCACAACCTAAGCGATTCTTCCGTGAAGGTTTTCGACTCAAAACATGGTCATCCTTGCCCGATCGTTTGTGGAACTTTACGACTTCGTTGGAACTACCCACGTTGTTCTGGCTGGGACTGCGAGGCGCTGCGGGTACTCTGGTTTGGTTGATACCCGCATTCATCATCATCACTGCGTTTCGAGAGGGTGAAACCGGATTGGCGGGCTTGGTTGGTTTCCTGTCCCTGATTTTGCTCGGCATTTCGATGCTTTATCTGCCAATGCTGCAAGCACATTTTGCAGCCGAGAATCGACTGCGGGCATTGTTCGACGTTCGCACGATCCGACGTGATTTTCGACACGCTCCCTGGGCTTGGTTGGGTGCGATGATTTGTTCAATGGTGATTTTGCCCATCCCGCTTTACTTGCTTAAGATCGAAGCGACCCCACGCGAAGTGATGTGGTTGCCTTGCCTAGTTTTCGTCGCGTTTATTTTGCCAGCAAGGGTCGCAGCAGGTCTGGCGCTACGTCGGGCACGCCATCGTGCGAAGGTCCACGGCGAACCGACCGGTCGCTGGAACACGGTTTCACGGTGGTTGGTTCGATTGATAATGCCAGCAGTGGTGGGAGTTTACTTGCTGTTCGTCTATGTTTCGCAATACACGAGTTGGGACGGCTATTTAACTTGGGTCCAGCAGCATGCGATTTTGATTCCGGTGCCTTTCTTAAGCGGCACATGA
- a CDS encoding sugar phosphate nucleotidyltransferase, translating into MQVRKAVITAAAPNQNRLPLQQLVDAHGTDKTALQLVVEETVAAGVEEICVVIRPGDQKAYESAAGSRLGSLCFVEQPEPLGYADALIRTRSFVGNDPFLHLVGDHLYVSSTDVPCAKQLVDVAERFECSVSAVQATRESNLPYFGVVSGPHLPREDRLYEIERVIEKPTPTLAEQELVTPGLRAGHYLGFFGMHVFMPEVMNLLCDLVEESDGDKPTLADAVAMLPSRGRYLASQLSGTRYNLGIKYGLLKAQLAIGLSGRDRDLILTEMVDVLSHRVEGQLAR; encoded by the coding sequence ATGCAGGTCCGAAAGGCTGTTATTACAGCCGCCGCTCCCAACCAAAACCGATTGCCGCTGCAACAGTTAGTCGATGCCCATGGCACTGATAAGACTGCGTTGCAGCTAGTGGTCGAGGAAACTGTCGCAGCCGGAGTCGAAGAGATCTGCGTTGTGATTCGCCCTGGCGATCAGAAGGCCTATGAATCAGCAGCGGGCTCGCGACTAGGGAGTCTTTGTTTTGTCGAACAACCCGAGCCATTGGGCTATGCCGACGCCTTGATCCGGACTCGTTCGTTTGTCGGAAACGATCCATTTTTGCATCTGGTCGGTGATCATCTTTACGTCAGTTCGACGGATGTGCCGTGCGCGAAACAGCTTGTCGATGTGGCTGAGCGATTTGAGTGCTCGGTGTCGGCCGTTCAAGCGACTCGCGAAAGCAATCTTCCATACTTTGGTGTTGTCAGCGGTCCTCACCTTCCGCGGGAAGATCGACTCTACGAGATCGAACGTGTCATCGAGAAACCTACTCCAACCTTAGCCGAGCAAGAACTGGTCACCCCGGGTCTACGAGCCGGTCACTACCTGGGCTTCTTTGGAATGCATGTCTTCATGCCTGAAGTCATGAACTTGCTATGTGACCTGGTGGAAGAATCCGACGGAGACAAGCCGACGCTTGCCGATGCGGTCGCCATGCTTCCGTCACGCGGACGGTACCTCGCATCGCAACTTAGCGGTACACGGTACAACCTGGGAATCAAGTACGGCTTGCTCAAAGCACAACTGGCAATTGGGTTGTCCGGTCGGGATCGCGACCTGATTCTGACCGAGATGGTCGACGTGCTTTCGCATCGCGTGGAAGGACAATTAGCCCGATGA
- a CDS encoding redoxin domain-containing protein, with translation MIRPILLSALSLVTTFGIGSFDRSATWAESPKIGASVNGFTLPVVGDDGEVSLTQELTEGPVVVVVLRGYPGYQCPACQRQVASFANRAKTLGQLTHRVILVYPGPADTLSAHAEEFMGQRSLPEPLKIVRDADMKMVDDWGLRWNAPRETAYPSTFIIKQDGTVAWKKVSDNHAGRAEAEEVVNELRKLAKAQ, from the coding sequence ATGATTCGTCCAATTTTGTTGTCAGCCCTTTCCCTTGTTACCACCTTCGGTATCGGCTCTTTTGATCGTTCTGCGACATGGGCTGAATCACCCAAAATTGGTGCTTCCGTAAACGGTTTCACACTTCCCGTGGTTGGCGATGACGGTGAAGTTAGTTTGACGCAAGAACTAACCGAGGGCCCGGTGGTAGTCGTCGTGCTTCGTGGGTATCCGGGTTATCAGTGCCCGGCTTGTCAACGCCAAGTTGCATCATTTGCGAACCGTGCCAAAACGCTCGGACAACTGACGCACCGCGTGATCTTGGTTTACCCCGGGCCGGCGGACACACTGTCGGCTCATGCGGAAGAGTTCATGGGGCAAAGGTCGCTTCCCGAACCACTGAAAATCGTTCGTGATGCTGATATGAAAATGGTGGACGATTGGGGTTTGCGATGGAACGCACCTCGCGAGACAGCCTATCCGTCAACCTTTATCATCAAGCAAGATGGAACAGTGGCCTGGAAAAAAGTCAGTGACAATCACGCCGGACGGGCGGAGGCCGAGGAAGTGGTGAACGAGCTTCGCAAGCTCGCCAAAGCCCAATAA